The Mycolicibacterium boenickei genome has a segment encoding these proteins:
- a CDS encoding ABC transporter ATP-binding protein — protein MSAGAVNLQQLQLGFNGVVAANITLTIEPGEVVVFLGPSGCGKSTILRALAGLLKPMGGTATVDGAPVTGNVAQCAMVFQEDALFPWRSALKNVQFPLKLRGVRGKELKEKAATRLEQVGLGDYLDHLPSQLSGGMRQRVQLARTLACEPRVMLMDEPFGALDAQTRLEMQQLLTSVWETQKMTLLFVTHDVDEALLLADRIVLLSHRPATVADVITIEKPRTPEAQFEESYQRRRRAILDFLGHRPAA, from the coding sequence ATGAGCGCCGGCGCCGTCAATCTCCAGCAGCTGCAACTCGGCTTCAACGGAGTTGTCGCGGCCAACATCACCCTCACGATCGAGCCCGGCGAGGTGGTGGTGTTCCTCGGGCCGTCCGGTTGCGGCAAGTCGACCATCCTGCGGGCCTTGGCCGGGCTGCTGAAACCGATGGGCGGCACCGCGACTGTCGATGGTGCACCCGTCACCGGCAATGTCGCCCAGTGCGCCATGGTGTTTCAGGAGGACGCGCTGTTCCCGTGGCGGTCCGCACTGAAGAACGTGCAGTTCCCGTTGAAACTCCGTGGGGTGCGCGGGAAGGAGCTCAAGGAGAAGGCCGCCACCCGGCTGGAACAGGTCGGGCTCGGTGACTACCTGGATCACCTGCCCAGTCAGCTTTCGGGTGGCATGCGTCAGCGGGTGCAATTGGCCCGCACGTTGGCCTGTGAGCCGCGAGTGATGTTGATGGACGAGCCGTTCGGTGCTCTGGATGCGCAGACGCGGCTTGAGATGCAGCAGCTGCTGACGTCGGTGTGGGAGACCCAGAAGATGACGCTGCTGTTCGTCACCCACGATGTCGACGAGGCCCTGCTGCTGGCCGACCGGATCGTGCTGTTGAGCCATCGGCCCGCGACCGTCGCCGACGTCATCACGATCGAGAAGCCCCGCACGCCCGAGGCGCAGTTCGAGGAGTCCTACCAGCGGCGCCGTCGCGCCATCCTGGACTTCCTGGGCCACCGCCCGGCGGCATAA
- a CDS encoding galactokinase, with product MSIRYSAPGRINLIGEHTDYNAGFALPIALPQRTFVEFEPDSSGVLSVSSALGDAGFGVDTEPGEVTGWAAYVGGVMWALRAAGVFAPGGAMTITSDVEIGSGLSSSAALECAVLGALLTAAGVELDRVEQARIAQRAENEYVGAPTGLLDQLASLFGAPGTAMLIDFREVTVQPVRFDAEAAGVALLLIDSRARHAHAGGEYAARRASCEQAAGDIGVATLREAEPSALGKVIDPVDARRARHVLTENRRVLDCVAAMDSSDFVAAGELWTASHASMRDDFEITTPHLDLIAATAVHAGALGARMTGGGFGGCVIALVPFDREQAVSEAVSRAVRDAGHPVPAITRTHAGGGAGQ from the coding sequence GTGAGTATCAGATACTCCGCCCCGGGCCGGATCAATCTGATCGGCGAGCACACCGACTACAACGCGGGGTTCGCACTGCCGATCGCCTTGCCACAGCGCACCTTTGTCGAGTTCGAACCGGATTCGTCAGGTGTGCTGTCGGTGTCGAGTGCATTGGGCGACGCGGGTTTCGGTGTGGACACCGAGCCGGGAGAGGTGACGGGCTGGGCGGCGTATGTCGGCGGGGTGATGTGGGCGCTGCGCGCGGCGGGGGTTTTCGCGCCCGGCGGGGCCATGACGATAACCAGCGACGTCGAGATCGGTTCGGGGCTGTCGTCGTCGGCCGCGCTGGAATGCGCGGTGCTGGGTGCGCTGCTCACCGCGGCAGGCGTCGAGCTCGATCGCGTCGAGCAGGCCCGGATCGCTCAGCGCGCCGAGAACGAGTATGTCGGCGCGCCAACGGGTTTGCTCGATCAGTTGGCATCTCTGTTCGGTGCCCCGGGGACGGCGATGCTGATCGACTTCCGCGAAGTCACGGTGCAGCCGGTGCGCTTCGATGCCGAGGCAGCCGGAGTCGCACTGCTCCTGATCGACTCACGGGCCCGGCACGCGCACGCCGGCGGCGAGTACGCGGCCCGGCGGGCATCGTGTGAGCAGGCCGCCGGCGATATCGGGGTGGCCACGCTCCGGGAGGCCGAACCGTCTGCGCTCGGGAAGGTCATAGATCCCGTCGATGCCCGACGGGCGCGCCATGTGCTGACCGAGAACCGGCGCGTGCTCGATTGTGTTGCGGCGATGGACTCTTCGGATTTCGTCGCGGCTGGTGAGCTGTGGACCGCCTCGCACGCCTCGATGCGTGACGACTTCGAGATCACCACACCGCACCTCGATTTGATCGCCGCGACCGCAGTGCACGCCGGTGCCCTTGGGGCACGGATGACCGGTGGCGGGTTCGGGGGCTGCGTCATCGCACTGGTGCCCTTCGACCGCGAGCAGGCGGTCAGCGAGGCGGTGTCCCGAGCGGTGCGGGACGCCGGGCATCCGGTGCCTGCCATCACCAGGACGCATGCCGGTGGTGGCGCGGGGCAGTAG
- a CDS encoding ABC transporter permease encodes MTELMTRPTITAPRLWSPANRGEKSPRRSLADLLPVSVARRVPALLLPLIPITAFLVAWHLLTTNNVVAWLRFNRMPAPEAVLQALVARIGSGSYYDDLLASLQRILLGFGLAAVVGIGLGVLVGRSEIARMALRPFIELIRPIPAIALVPLTILLFPSSEQGIVFITFFAAFFPVVVSTIHAMDSMPKVWEEAAQTMGAGRMSLLFHVIIPGALPGIFAGLSVAMGVAWICVVSAEMISGQFGIGYYTWQAYGLLDYAGVVVGMISIGALGLGTAWSVERVGRRVNRWLPRAAR; translated from the coding sequence ATGACCGAGCTCATGACCCGGCCCACGATCACCGCACCGCGGTTGTGGTCCCCGGCCAACCGGGGCGAGAAGTCGCCGCGGCGCAGCCTGGCAGATCTGCTGCCGGTCTCCGTCGCCCGACGGGTTCCCGCACTGCTGCTGCCGTTGATCCCGATCACCGCGTTCCTGGTGGCCTGGCACCTGTTGACCACCAACAATGTGGTGGCCTGGCTGCGGTTCAACCGAATGCCTGCGCCGGAGGCGGTGCTGCAGGCGTTGGTGGCGCGGATCGGCTCGGGCAGCTACTACGACGACCTGCTCGCCAGCCTGCAGCGCATCCTGCTCGGCTTCGGGTTGGCGGCGGTGGTCGGCATCGGGTTGGGTGTGCTGGTCGGGCGTTCTGAGATCGCGCGGATGGCGTTGCGGCCCTTCATCGAATTGATCCGCCCGATCCCGGCGATCGCCTTGGTGCCGCTGACCATCCTGCTGTTCCCGTCCAGCGAGCAGGGGATCGTGTTCATCACGTTCTTCGCGGCGTTCTTCCCCGTCGTGGTCAGCACCATCCATGCCATGGACTCGATGCCGAAGGTGTGGGAGGAGGCCGCCCAGACCATGGGTGCGGGTCGAATGTCGTTGCTGTTCCACGTGATCATCCCGGGCGCGCTGCCGGGCATCTTCGCCGGGCTCTCGGTGGCGATGGGCGTGGCGTGGATCTGTGTGGTGAGTGCCGAGATGATCTCGGGGCAATTCGGCATCGGGTACTACACCTGGCAGGCCTACGGTCTGCTCGACTACGCCGGCGTCGTGGTCGGCATGATCTCCATCGGCGCGCTGGGGTTGGGCACCGCCTGGTCTGTCGAGCGGGTCGGACGGCGGGTCAACCGCTGGCTGCCGAGGGCCGCCCGATGA
- a CDS encoding formylglycine-generating enzyme family protein yields MLTELVALDGGTYRMGSQNFYPEESPVHEASVAPFSIERHPVTNAQFAEFVSATGYVTVAEQRLDPAAFPGVPAEELVPGALVFRPTDGPVNLRDWRQWWTWVPGACWKHPRGPESSIEDRPDHPVVQVAYPDAAAYATWAGRRLPTEKEWEYAAGAGATTVYAWGDDVRPGGQLMANTWQGRFPYRNDGALGWVGTSPVGTFPPNAHGLVDMIGNVWEWTATRFTARHRESAESSGCCPAPAGDPSVMQTLKGGSHLCAPEYCHRYRPAARSSQSQDSATTHIGFRCVAT; encoded by the coding sequence ATGCTCACCGAACTCGTCGCACTTGATGGCGGCACCTACCGCATGGGATCGCAGAACTTCTATCCCGAGGAATCGCCGGTGCACGAGGCGTCAGTTGCGCCGTTCAGCATCGAGCGGCATCCGGTCACCAACGCTCAGTTCGCCGAGTTCGTCTCCGCCACCGGGTATGTCACCGTCGCCGAGCAGCGACTGGATCCTGCGGCGTTTCCAGGAGTGCCCGCCGAGGAGCTCGTCCCGGGGGCGCTGGTTTTCCGCCCGACGGACGGACCGGTGAACCTGCGCGATTGGCGTCAGTGGTGGACGTGGGTTCCGGGGGCCTGCTGGAAGCATCCGCGAGGGCCGGAATCCTCCATCGAGGACCGGCCCGATCATCCCGTGGTCCAGGTCGCCTATCCCGACGCCGCGGCATACGCGACCTGGGCCGGGCGGCGACTGCCCACCGAAAAAGAATGGGAGTACGCGGCAGGCGCCGGCGCGACGACCGTCTACGCCTGGGGCGACGATGTCCGGCCGGGCGGACAGCTGATGGCCAACACGTGGCAGGGCCGGTTTCCGTACCGCAACGACGGTGCGCTGGGCTGGGTCGGGACCTCACCGGTTGGCACGTTCCCGCCGAACGCTCATGGCCTGGTCGACATGATCGGCAACGTGTGGGAGTGGACCGCCACCCGCTTCACCGCCCGTCATCGAGAGAGTGCCGAGTCGTCCGGATGCTGTCCGGCACCTGCCGGTGATCCGTCGGTGATGCAGACACTCAAAGGCGGGTCTCACCTGTGCGCGCCCGAGTACTGCCACCGCTACCGGCCGGCGGCCCGGTCCTCGCAATCGCAGGACAGCGCCACCACTCACATCGGTTTCCGCTGTGTCGCCACCTAG
- a CDS encoding DUF202 domain-containing protein has product MTRQALEQDRGLQAERTALAWTRTALAIAAAGVLVLVRDGHLLGNPVRLAVVGAAATLAAAVYTLGAHRRRQLLARPRHCAASGRRYVPVVGAAVIIEGALVVTYLAVPA; this is encoded by the coding sequence ATGACGCGCCAGGCGCTGGAGCAGGACCGCGGGCTGCAGGCCGAGCGGACCGCGCTGGCCTGGACTCGCACCGCGCTGGCGATCGCCGCAGCCGGCGTGCTGGTGCTGGTGCGTGACGGCCACCTCCTCGGTAACCCCGTGCGCTTGGCCGTCGTCGGTGCCGCGGCCACATTGGCCGCCGCGGTCTACACCCTCGGGGCACACCGTCGTCGGCAGCTACTGGCGCGCCCGCGGCATTGCGCCGCGTCGGGTCGCCGATATGTGCCTGTCGTCGGCGCAGCCGTCATCATCGAAGGTGCCCTTGTGGTGACCTACCTGGCGGTGCCCGCCTGA
- a CDS encoding YidH family protein produces MDVPIEPDYRFTLANERTFLAWQRTSLGLLAAAVAVVQFMPELTVPGLRHILGVAVGAMAILTAVAGLRRWAQVDRAMRHDQPLPRAAAPTYLTAGLAMMGLVTVSLALVATVR; encoded by the coding sequence GTGGATGTTCCGATCGAACCCGACTACCGGTTCACACTCGCCAACGAGCGCACGTTTCTGGCGTGGCAGCGCACCTCTCTCGGACTGCTCGCGGCAGCCGTCGCGGTGGTGCAGTTCATGCCCGAACTGACAGTTCCTGGTCTTCGGCACATACTGGGGGTGGCAGTCGGCGCCATGGCGATCCTGACGGCCGTCGCGGGTCTGCGCCGGTGGGCCCAGGTCGATCGCGCGATGCGCCATGACCAGCCGCTGCCCCGCGCCGCGGCGCCGACCTATCTGACCGCCGGCCTGGCGATGATGGGTCTGGTCACGGTGAGTCTTGCTCTCGTGGCGACGGTTCGATGA
- a CDS encoding arylsulfatase, whose protein sequence is MPKKPNIVYFHVDNLGMGELGCYGGGILRGADTARMDAFAAESLKLSHFVVEPQCTPTRSALMTGRYPIRSGNHTIALGGNGGGIVAWERTMGDILSEAGYATACFGKWHIGAEDGRWPTDHGFDEWYGPARTYDECLWPDDPWYNGDRDGYSYMYDGTKADGVQATDQQLTVKLKGEVDGEYDRRAKAFMKRSVEADKPFYLYHNHSLMHFPMEVREQFKGKSTNGAWGDSLLMLDHDFGSILDYLTELGIEDNTIVIMAGDNGAEDHLAGRGTAGFFDGSYFSSAEGGIRTPCLIRYPGHVAVRESNEMVHVTDMFPTLLRWAGCEIPEDRIIDGIDQREFFGGAEESSREGCMVWLNEELHAVKWSQFKINFKRQQHFHDPEIPLGFARITNLLEDPKEREAVNQTWVRWWVMQHAYRFIQEFDASVETEQLIPAGAPIDFVPARNQ, encoded by the coding sequence ATGCCCAAAAAACCCAACATCGTGTATTTCCACGTCGACAACCTAGGAATGGGTGAGCTCGGCTGCTACGGCGGCGGCATTCTTCGCGGCGCTGACACCGCTCGGATGGACGCCTTCGCGGCCGAGTCGTTGAAGCTGTCGCACTTCGTCGTCGAACCGCAGTGCACGCCCACCCGCTCCGCGCTGATGACCGGGCGCTACCCGATCCGATCCGGCAACCACACCATCGCCCTCGGCGGAAACGGCGGCGGCATCGTGGCCTGGGAGCGCACCATGGGCGACATTCTGTCCGAAGCTGGCTACGCCACAGCATGTTTCGGCAAGTGGCACATCGGCGCCGAGGACGGCCGCTGGCCCACGGATCACGGGTTCGACGAATGGTACGGCCCGGCCCGCACGTACGACGAATGCCTGTGGCCCGACGATCCCTGGTACAACGGCGACCGCGACGGCTACTCCTACATGTATGACGGCACCAAGGCCGACGGTGTCCAGGCCACCGACCAGCAGCTGACCGTCAAGCTCAAAGGTGAGGTCGACGGCGAATACGACCGCCGGGCCAAGGCGTTCATGAAGCGCAGCGTCGAGGCGGACAAGCCGTTCTACCTGTACCACAACCACTCACTGATGCACTTCCCGATGGAGGTCCGCGAGCAGTTCAAGGGCAAGAGCACCAATGGGGCGTGGGGTGATTCGCTGCTCATGCTCGATCATGACTTCGGCAGCATCCTCGACTACCTGACCGAACTGGGTATCGAGGACAACACCATCGTCATCATGGCGGGGGACAACGGTGCCGAGGACCATCTGGCCGGACGTGGCACCGCAGGATTCTTCGACGGGTCCTACTTCAGTTCCGCTGAGGGCGGCATCCGCACCCCGTGCCTGATCCGCTATCCGGGACACGTGGCGGTGCGCGAGAGCAACGAGATGGTGCACGTCACCGACATGTTCCCGACCTTGCTGCGGTGGGCGGGCTGCGAGATTCCCGAGGACCGGATCATCGACGGTATCGACCAGCGCGAATTCTTCGGCGGGGCAGAGGAATCCAGTCGCGAGGGCTGCATGGTGTGGCTCAACGAGGAACTGCACGCGGTGAAGTGGTCTCAGTTCAAGATCAACTTCAAACGGCAGCAGCACTTCCACGACCCGGAGATCCCGCTGGGCTTCGCGCGCATCACCAACCTGCTGGAGGACCCGAAGGAACGCGAGGCCGTCAATCAGACCTGGGTGCGGTGGTGGGTGATGCAGCATGCCTACCGCTTCATTCAGGAGTTCGACGCCAGCGTCGAGACCGAACAGCTGATTCCGGCCGGCGCGCCAATCGATTTCGTCCCAGCTCGCAACCAGTAG
- the gyrB gene encoding DNA topoisomerase (ATP-hydrolyzing) subunit B, which produces MSTTYDAASITILEGLDVVRKRPGMYIGSTSERGLHHMVWEVVDNGVDEAMAGHATRVDVVLLADGGVEVSDDGRGIPVAMHETGVPTVDVVMTQLHAGGKFDGESYQVSGGLHGVGVSVVNALSTRLEVSIHRDGYEWFQHYDHSVPATLSQGTPSERTGTTVRFWSDPEVFETTDYNAETIARRLQEMAFLNKGLILTLSDLRNPDTETRTYHHPGGLTDFVGHLNRVKEPIQPSIIAFGGAGAGHEVEIAMQWNVGYSESVHTFANTINTHEGGTHEEGFRSALTTVVNKYAKDKKLLKDKDPNLTGDDIREGLAAVISVKVAEPQFEGQTKTKLGNAAVRSFVQKVCNEELTHWFEANPAEAKVIITKIASSAQARVAARRARELVRRKSATEIGGLPGKLADCRSTDPRKSELYVVEGDSAGGSAKSGRDSMFQAILPLRGKIINVEKARIDRVLKNTEVQAIITALGTGIHDEFDISKLRYHKIVLMADADVDGQHISTLLLTLLFRFMKPLIGNGHVYLAQPPLYKLKWQRQDPEFAYSDRERDALLEAGRAVGKRINVDDGIQRYKGLGEMDAKELWETTMDPTVRVLRQVTLDDAAAADELFSILMGDDVEARRSFITRNAKDIRFLDV; this is translated from the coding sequence GTGTCCACCACCTATGACGCCGCGTCGATCACGATCCTCGAAGGGCTCGACGTCGTCCGCAAACGGCCCGGTATGTACATCGGGTCGACCAGTGAACGCGGCCTGCACCACATGGTGTGGGAGGTGGTCGACAACGGGGTGGACGAGGCGATGGCCGGTCATGCCACCCGGGTCGATGTCGTACTTCTCGCCGATGGGGGAGTGGAGGTGAGCGACGACGGCCGCGGCATCCCGGTCGCCATGCACGAGACGGGAGTTCCCACGGTCGACGTCGTGATGACCCAGCTGCACGCGGGCGGAAAATTCGACGGCGAGTCCTACCAGGTTTCGGGTGGTCTGCACGGCGTCGGCGTATCGGTGGTCAACGCCTTGTCCACCCGGCTGGAGGTGTCTATCCACCGGGACGGCTACGAGTGGTTTCAGCACTACGACCACTCGGTACCCGCCACCCTGAGCCAGGGCACCCCGTCGGAGCGCACCGGTACCACGGTCCGGTTCTGGTCGGACCCAGAGGTTTTCGAGACCACCGATTACAACGCAGAGACCATCGCGCGGCGCCTGCAAGAAATGGCGTTCCTCAACAAGGGCCTGATTCTGACCCTCTCAGATCTGCGTAACCCGGACACCGAGACCCGCACCTACCATCACCCCGGCGGTCTGACCGACTTTGTCGGCCACCTCAACCGCGTGAAGGAGCCCATTCAGCCGTCCATCATCGCGTTCGGCGGTGCCGGCGCCGGCCATGAGGTCGAGATCGCGATGCAGTGGAACGTCGGGTATTCCGAGTCGGTGCATACCTTCGCCAACACGATCAACACCCACGAGGGCGGCACCCACGAAGAGGGGTTCCGCTCGGCGCTGACCACGGTGGTGAACAAGTACGCCAAGGACAAGAAGCTCCTGAAGGACAAGGATCCGAACCTCACCGGCGACGATATCCGCGAGGGATTGGCGGCGGTCATCTCGGTGAAGGTCGCCGAGCCGCAGTTCGAGGGTCAGACCAAGACCAAGCTCGGCAATGCCGCGGTGCGGTCGTTCGTGCAGAAGGTCTGCAACGAGGAGCTGACCCACTGGTTCGAGGCGAACCCGGCCGAGGCCAAGGTGATCATCACGAAGATCGCATCGTCGGCGCAGGCGCGGGTCGCCGCCCGGCGGGCGCGGGAATTGGTGCGGCGCAAGAGCGCGACCGAGATTGGCGGCTTGCCGGGCAAGCTGGCCGATTGCCGCTCGACCGACCCGCGCAAGTCCGAACTGTATGTGGTGGAGGGCGATTCGGCCGGCGGCTCGGCCAAGAGCGGCCGCGACTCGATGTTCCAGGCGATCCTGCCGTTGCGCGGCAAGATCATCAACGTCGAAAAGGCCCGCATCGACCGCGTTCTGAAGAACACCGAAGTCCAGGCCATCATCACCGCCCTGGGCACCGGTATCCACGACGAGTTCGACATCTCCAAGCTGCGGTATCACAAGATCGTGCTGATGGCCGACGCCGACGTCGACGGCCAGCACATCTCCACCCTGCTGCTGACCCTGCTGTTCCGCTTCATGAAACCGCTGATCGGCAACGGCCACGTGTACCTCGCGCAGCCGCCGCTCTACAAGCTCAAATGGCAGCGTCAGGACCCCGAGTTCGCCTACTCCGACCGCGAGCGCGACGCGCTGCTGGAGGCCGGCAGGGCCGTGGGCAAGCGCATCAACGTCGACGACGGTATCCAGCGTTACAAGGGTCTCGGCGAGATGGATGCCAAGGAACTGTGGGAAACCACCATGGACCCGACGGTGCGTGTGCTGCGGCAGGTGACGCTTGACGACGCGGCCGCCGCCGACGAGTTGTTCTCGATACTCATGGGCGACGACGTGGAAGCGCGGCGGAGCTTCATCACCCGCAATGCCAAGGACATTCGTTTCCTCGACGTTTGA
- a CDS encoding GntR family transcriptional regulator — MTRRPHIPPKDFPRPATREYAGTRADAARWARDVLRGQILDGVYGGLAAARPMLPPENELAAEFGVSRNAIREALELLRGEGLITRVQGAGTFVTGAKLSQRIDRLEGLAESLAGHQLPVENTVLSVRESVASPFVAAKLQLPENAPILFIERLRSVGGVPLSLDTTSLRIGAIPVDANLDRQDVFALIERELGMRLGWAEMTVESVSADANTAELLQIRSGAPLLLLHRLTHLEDGTPFDFETVRYRGDRCSLMTIAARSPDHPSPPPT; from the coding sequence ATGACCCGCCGTCCGCACATCCCGCCGAAGGACTTTCCCCGTCCGGCGACCAGGGAGTACGCCGGCACCCGGGCCGACGCGGCGCGCTGGGCGCGCGATGTCCTGCGCGGCCAGATCCTCGACGGTGTGTACGGCGGACTGGCGGCGGCACGCCCGATGTTGCCGCCGGAGAACGAGCTCGCCGCCGAGTTCGGGGTCAGCCGCAACGCCATCCGCGAAGCGCTCGAGCTGCTCCGCGGCGAGGGGCTGATCACCCGGGTTCAGGGCGCCGGAACCTTCGTCACCGGCGCCAAGCTGAGTCAACGCATCGATCGTCTCGAGGGTCTGGCCGAGTCGCTGGCCGGCCACCAACTGCCCGTCGAGAACACGGTGCTCTCCGTGCGCGAGTCGGTCGCTTCGCCCTTCGTCGCCGCCAAGCTCCAATTGCCCGAGAACGCGCCGATTCTCTTCATCGAACGGCTGCGGTCTGTCGGCGGGGTGCCGCTGTCGCTCGACACCACGTCGTTGCGGATCGGGGCGATACCCGTGGACGCCAACCTCGATCGCCAAGATGTGTTCGCGTTGATCGAGCGCGAACTCGGCATGCGGCTGGGCTGGGCCGAGATGACCGTGGAGTCGGTCTCGGCCGATGCGAATACCGCTGAACTGCTGCAAATCCGTTCCGGTGCACCGCTGTTGCTGCTGCATCGGTTGACTCATCTGGAGGACGGCACCCCGTTCGACTTCGAGACCGTGCGCTATCGCGGGGATCGGTGCTCGTTGATGACGATCGCCGCGCGGTCGCCTGACCATCCGTCGCCGCCGCCAACGTAG
- a CDS encoding ABC transporter substrate-binding protein, protein MDDVQHHPRGRWRARSAALLAAVTVSGAQLLTGCGLLTEPTVVVNVGYQSKTINTVNAGTLLRDRGDFENALKELGAATGTKYRVVWQDFASGAPLTAQMIATHVDIGSMGDYPLLTNGSKTRKYDDAVTEMVATTGYNLRGSLNQVVVPSDSPAEKLGDLTGKKVSTSLGSAGDGMFSSAVRNSGMDKAAVHIVNQDPSVGASAIDGGQVDGLAQFVPWPQLVIYRNQGRLLYDGGDNNVPTFHGVVVRKQFAEGNPEVMAAFLRAMKSTTDDIVAHPLAAAKRVGELTGIEPEVIYLYNGPNGLVSFDMTLKEQFLTAFASVKEYLVGRGSVTKDFDVAGFVNDSYLRQLFGDQYPQRQASVANPMMLTGFDDVCRLPVNDPAQASEVWASGSETTEVAATPTCLLRRVGATPEVRAAYVPDTLTGLRIFADHAVWLDDPTAPPTQRYKPFATGAAADTYRTSHPQAVPVAYPAAVGQSRTAG, encoded by the coding sequence ATGGACGACGTGCAACATCATCCTCGGGGCCGGTGGCGGGCCCGGTCGGCTGCTCTGCTGGCCGCAGTCACGGTGAGCGGCGCCCAGCTGCTCACCGGCTGCGGTCTGCTCACCGAGCCGACCGTCGTCGTCAACGTCGGCTACCAATCCAAGACCATCAACACCGTCAACGCCGGCACCTTGCTGCGCGACCGCGGTGACTTCGAGAACGCACTCAAGGAACTGGGCGCGGCCACCGGCACCAAGTACCGGGTGGTGTGGCAGGACTTCGCGTCCGGCGCCCCGCTGACCGCGCAGATGATCGCCACCCACGTCGACATCGGCTCGATGGGTGACTACCCGTTGCTCACCAACGGCTCCAAGACCCGCAAGTACGACGACGCGGTCACCGAGATGGTCGCGACCACCGGCTACAACCTGCGTGGCTCATTGAACCAGGTTGTAGTGCCGTCGGATTCGCCTGCCGAAAAGCTCGGCGACCTGACCGGCAAGAAAGTGTCGACGAGTCTCGGGTCGGCTGGAGACGGCATGTTCTCGTCGGCGGTACGCAACAGCGGCATGGACAAGGCCGCGGTGCACATCGTCAACCAGGATCCGTCGGTGGGTGCTTCGGCCATCGACGGAGGACAGGTCGACGGCCTGGCGCAGTTCGTGCCGTGGCCGCAGCTGGTGATCTACCGCAACCAGGGCCGGCTGCTGTACGACGGCGGCGACAACAATGTGCCGACCTTCCATGGCGTGGTGGTGCGCAAGCAGTTCGCTGAGGGCAATCCCGAGGTGATGGCGGCGTTCCTGCGGGCGATGAAATCGACCACCGACGACATCGTCGCTCATCCGCTCGCGGCGGCGAAGCGGGTCGGCGAGTTGACCGGCATCGAACCCGAGGTGATCTACCTCTACAACGGTCCCAACGGGTTGGTCAGCTTCGACATGACCCTCAAGGAGCAGTTCCTCACCGCGTTCGCGTCGGTGAAGGAGTATCTGGTCGGGCGTGGCTCGGTGACAAAGGATTTCGACGTTGCCGGCTTCGTCAACGACAGCTATCTGCGGCAGTTGTTCGGAGACCAGTACCCGCAGCGCCAGGCCAGCGTGGCCAACCCGATGATGCTCACCGGATTCGACGACGTGTGCAGGCTGCCGGTGAACGACCCGGCCCAGGCGTCCGAGGTGTGGGCGTCAGGATCGGAGACCACCGAGGTTGCCGCGACCCCGACATGCCTGCTGCGCCGGGTCGGCGCGACTCCTGAGGTGCGGGCCGCCTATGTGCCCGACACCCTGACCGGGCTGCGGATCTTCGCCGATCACGCCGTCTGGCTGGACGATCCGACGGCACCACCCACTCAGCGCTACAAGCCGTTCGCCACCGGCGCCGCTGCCGACACCTACCGGACCAGCCATCCGCAGGCCGTGCCCGTCGCCTATCCGGCTGCCGTGGGGCAGTCCCGCACCGCCGGCTAA